The Vicinamibacterales bacterium sequence CTTCGCGTATTTTGGCCGATCGTTTCGGTGCATGCTGGAGTTATGCAGGTGATGCTGCTCCAGGGCAAGTGGACCCGGACCGGTTGATTCGGGAATTTAGGTTTCGCGAGTTGTCGGATTCGACCGAAGTGTATGGAGTCTTAGGTAAACCGGTCATACATTCCCTTTCACCGGCAATGCACAATGCTGGATTTAGGGCCATCTCAAAGGATGCAGTCTATCTTCCTTTAGAAGCTGCCGATGTTGATGATTTCTTTGGTTTTGCCGATGCCTTCAAGATCTCTGGCGCAAGCGTTACCGCTCCCTTCAAGGAAGAAGTGCATAGTCGCGTGAGAGAAAGCGATCCGATAGGTAAACGTATCGGCGCGGTTAACACCTTGCAAAGGGTGCAAAACAACTGGAGGGCCATGAATTGTGATGTGGATGGATTTCTTGAGCCACTCTTATCTCGTTTCACGATTGATGGATGGCGGGCCACGGTCGTCGGTGCGGGAGGAGCAGCAAAGGCGGCAAGCGTAGGACTGGTTGAGTCTGGGGTCCTAACGAAGATTTGCGCACGGCGACAAGATAAGGCCGAGGAGGCTGCGAGGGTAAGTGGAGCAACGGTAGGCGGTTTTCCCGTCGAACCAAATTCCTGGGATCTTCTTGTGAATGCTACGCCTGTTGGCATGACTCCTCAAGTTAACGAGTCGCCTTTGCCGGCTTCCTCGCTGGATGGTCGGTTGGTTTATGACCTTGTGTATAACCCCAGTCGCACGTTGCTCCTAAAGGAAGCTACGAAACGGGGTTGTAGAACACTTGGGGGGTTGGAGATGCTCGTCGCGCAGGCGAAACGGCAATTCGAGTGGTGGACAGGAGTCCAGGCACCGAATTCAGTCTTTGAGACCGCTGTAAAAAATGGCTTAGCCTCGATCGCGGAGTGAATGACATGAAGCAGACCTCATTTGATGAATTCAGATCTCTGGCTACGAAAGGTAATTTCGTTCCAGTTTATAAGGAAATTCTAGCCGACCTGCTGACGCCAGTTTCCGCCTTCTTAAAGGTCGCGGAGCATTCGGACTATTCATTTCTTTTGGAGAGCGTAGAGGGTGGTGAACAGGTTGGACGCTATTCGTTTCTTGGCAAGGATCCGTTTTTGGTGCTCCGAGGTCGTGCCGGTGGTTCCACTGTTGAAAAGGCTGGAGTTATTAGTGAGTCTGACCAGTCTTTCATTGAAGCCTTAAGAGCGGTGATGAAGGAGTATCACTCGCCTGTCGTCGACGACCTTCCCCGTTTCACTGGTGGAGCGGTTGGCTATCTTGGCTACGATTCAGCGCGCTGGTTTGAGCCGAAGCTTGCTAGGTCACGGTTGGATGGGCCAGGGCCTGACACGGGAGCAGCAGATGATGCGGTGTTCATGCTTTTCGATACGGTGCTGGCTTTCGATCACGTAAAACATCGGATTTTGATTATCGCGAATGCTCGGGTTGTAACTGAGGAGCCATTGGAATCGTTGTATCAATTTGCTTGTGCGAAGATTAGATTCCTTGAGATAGAGTTGGAGCGCAGCCTTTCTCGTCCTCAATCACAGAGTGTAAAACCAAATATTGTCACTTCAAATATCTCTCAGGAAAGTTTTGAGGATGCGGTCTTGCGTGCTAAGGCATACATATCTGACGGGGACATTTTTCAGGTCGTCCTGTCTCAGCGATTTGAAACCAAGCTAGATGTGGATGCCTTTTCGGTTTATCGATCACTTCGCCATGTTAACCCTTCACCCTATATGTACTTCATTCGCTTGGGAGAAACGGCAATTGCTGGTTCATCCCCAGAGATGCTTGTTCGAGTCGAGGGTGACAGGGTGGAGACTCATCCAATCGCTGGAACGCGGCCTCGTGGTGGGTGTGAAGAGGAGGATGAACGCCTTGCCTACGAGCTAAAACACGATGAAAAGGAGCGAGCTGAACACGTCATGCTTGTCGACTTAGGACGCAATGACATCGGAAAGGTTTGTGAGTACGGCACGGTATTGGTTTCGCAGTTCATGCAAGTAGAACGCTATTCCCATGTAATGCATCTTTGCTCGAAAGTAGAGGGAAAGCTGAATGAGGAGGTCGACAGTCTCGATGCACTGGTTGCTTGCTTTCCTGCGGGCACTGTTTCTGGTGCACCAAAAATTCGCGCGATGGAGATCATCGCACAGCTGGAGCCAACTCGGCGGGGTATTTACGCCGGGGCAATAGGCTACCTTGATTTTGCAGGCAATTTGGATTGTTGCATTGGAATACGAACCGTCACGATTCATGGGAATTCCGCTGTGGTGCAAGCGGGGGCAGGCATCGTTGCCGATTCTGAACCCTCCTCGGAATATGAGGAAACCCGGGCGAAGGCTCGTGCGATGCTACGGGCCATTGAAATGGCGGAAGGTGCGGAGTAGGTATGGTCTTGGTTCTAGATAACTATGATTCGTTTACCTACAACCTCGTGCAGTACTTGGGTGAACTAGGTGCTCGACCCGTGGTGCGAAGGAATGATGAGCTGACGGTGGAACAGGTTGAAGCTATGAAGCCAAGCCGAATTGTCATTTCGCCAGGACCGGGGAGGCCCGAGCACGCAGGGATTTCGGTTGAGCTCATTAGGCGTCTTTCCCCTCAGATACCGGTACTGGGTGTGTGCCTTGGTCATCAAGCGATTGGGGTAGCCTTTGGCGCTCGGGTGACACAGAGTCCGAAGATTAAGCACGGAAAATGTTCGAGCATCGATCACGATGGTCAAGGGGTCTTCAAGGGACTTGGTGAAGCGTTTGTAGCGACCCGGTATCACTCCTTGATGGTGACGAGAGATGGCCTTCCGGGGGAGCTGAAGGTTGGTGCGTGGGCAACAGACGACAATGCCATCATGGGACTCAGGCATGAACACTTGCCAGCCCATGGAGTACAGTTTCATCCCGAGTCGATTTTGACCGAAGTAGGTAGTCGTCTAATACAAACCTTCTTGGAGATGTAATGTTCTCAAGAGTATTGAATAAGCTTTTGAAGCATCATGACTTGTCGGAGGAAGAAGCAGCTGAAGCAATGGCAGAGATTATGGCTGGAAATGCTGCGGCCTCGCAAATTGGTGCGCTATTGATTGGTCTTGCGATAAAAGGAGAACGACCGAATGAGATAGTTGGCTTGGCCCGAACCATGCGTGCGAATGCAGTTCAGCTGACTAAGCCACGGTCTAACGTGTTCGACACCTGCGGGACCGGAGGAGACCAATCAAACACCTTTAACGTGTCATCGGTTGCGGCACTTGTTATCGCTGGCTGCGAGGTAACCGTAGCCAAACACGGCAACCGCTCGGTATCTAGTCGATGTGGCAGTGCGGATTTGTTTGAAGCCTTAGGGGTGAACGTGGCCGCATCACCCTTACAAGTTGAGCGCTGTCTAGATGGCGCAGGAATTGCTTTTTTCTTCGCTCCGACGTTCCATCCGTCTATGAAACACGCAGGCCCGACACGAAAGGATCTTGGAGTCCGCACAGCATTTAATCTATTGGGTCCACTTACGAATCCAGCTGGTGCGACTCGTCAGTTAGTTGGTGTTCCTCGGCCAGAGCATACCGAACTAGTCGCGAGGGCGTTTGCGTTACTTGGTTCAGAACACGCTTGGGTGGTGCACGGGGCTGATGGTCTGGATGAAATTTCCACTACCGGTTATACGAAGGTCTCTGAGTGTCGCAATGGCGTGGTTAATACATTTTACGTGCATCCGGCAGAGCATGGTATTTCACGTGCGGATATGGCCGAGTTAAAGGGGGGGAGCGCTGATGACAATGCTGCGATCGCTCTTTCAGTGCTAAAGGGTGCGAAGGGGGCGCCGCGTGATGTCGTCGTGCTGAATGCCGGAGCGGCACTACTTGTTGCTGGGCGGGTCAAGAACCTTCGAGATGGGGTTACGCGGGCAAGTGAATCTCTTGACTCAGGTTTGGCAAGTCGAAAATTGAAAATGATGGTTGAGTTTTCCCATCAATCTGTTGAGGGGTAGTTCGGATGATTAGCCAGGGTGACCGGTTCAGAGAAGGTGTTAAAGCTACGGCAGATCTTTTGGACACCGTCGTTGCGGCCACGCGTGTAGCGATCTCGGAACGGCGATTAAGGATACCGGAACGAATATTGGAAGAGGAAGCCTTGAATCGGACACCAAACGGGATCGGATTTCAGGTTGCAATATCAAAACCAGGTGAACTTAATGTTATTGCGGAATGCAAGCATCGATCCCCTTTAAAAGGAGTGCTTCGTAAAGACTACGATGCTCCTAGTTTAGCTAAAGACTATGAGCGAGGCGGTGCAGCGGCCATTTCCGTGTTAACTGAACCATCCTTTTTTGATGGGTGCTTGGATCATCTTCGGTTAGTACGAGAGGCCGTGACACTGCCGCTTCTCCGTAAAGATTTCGTGATTACTGACTATCAGCTATTGGAGGCGCACGCGGCCGGAGCTGACGCGGTGTTGCTGATAGTTGCAGCTTTAGATCCCCAAACTCTTGGACAGTTAATCTCGAGGGCTAATGACGCATCTTTGGCTGTGATTGTTGAAGTGCATGACGAAGAGGAATTAGGGATAGCAGTCGACGTTGGTGCACGGATTATCGGTGTCAATAATAGGAACTTAAGGACCCTTGAAGTGGTCGTGGAGACGAGCGAAAGGTTGGTCGGGAAGATACCAAAGGACGTGATTGCGATAGCCGAGAGTGGTCTAAAAACAAACCAGGAACTCCTGACGCTGAATGCTAAGGGATTTCACGGTTTCCTAATTGGAGAGACGCTCGCTTTGTCCCCGAATCCAGGAAAAACATTGGAGACGATGCGTGCCCAGTGAAACTGGTCCTGTTCGAGTTAAGGTGTGCGGTATCACCAATGTCAATGATGGTGTTCGCGCAGCAAGTCTTGGGGCTTCGGCTTTAGGGTTTGTCTTTTGGCCGCACAGTCCTAGATACGTCTCTCCTGACCGTGCGGCATCAGTGGTTGAAGCGACAGGGCCGATGACCTCTGCCGTTGGAGTGTTTGTCGATGAGAAGGTGGTTCGAATTAATGAGACTGTAGCTGCTGCCAAACTCGATGTGGTGCAATTACATGGAGATGAGTCCAACGAAATGTTGAGGACTCTTAGGGTCAGAACCATTCGAGCGGTAGCGTTGGGTGCGTTGGCGCCAGAAGTGCCAATCGACCTGATACCGCCTAATGTAACGGTTTTACTGGATGCCCATGACCCGCTTAGGCGGGGCGGAAGCGGTCAACAGGTTGATTGGACCGAAGCTGCGCGATGGGCTCGAGAGCGGCGGGTGATATTGTCCGGGGGCTTAAGACCAGACAATGTGACTGCTGCGATAGAGAGGGTTCGGCCTTATGGCGTTGACGTTTCTTCAGGTGTCGAGGCAGAGCCTGGTCGCAAGGATGCGAGAAAACTGGAAGCTTTTTTTAAGGCCGTGGCGGCTGCACAGGTATAGGTAGTATTGATGGCTGATCAATCTTTAATCTCAGTACCCGTGTTCGGCGAGAGTGACCCTGATGATCGCGGTTACTACGGTCGTTTTGGTGGCAGATATGTTCCTGAAACCCTTGTTGCCCCTCTTGAGGATTTAGAGTTTGCGTATCGTGAGGCAAGGTCCGACCAGGACTTCGTGCGGGAAGTGCAGCGACTATTAATCGACTATGTAGGCCGCCCAACCCCAATGGCAGCAGCCGAACGTTTAAGCGCTTCAATTGGTGGGGGGTTAATAATTTTGAAGCGCGAAGACCTCGCGCATACTGGGGCTCACAAGATTAACAACGCACTTGGTCAAGCTCTGCTTGCTGTTCGTATGGGTAAACGGCGCGTGGTCGCAGAGACTGGGGCAGGGCAGCATGGAGTGGCGACAGCGACAGCGTGTGCCCTGCTGGGCCTAGAGTGCACCGTGTATATGGGCAGTGAGGACATGTCTCGCCAAGCTCTAAATGTTGTTCGGATGGAGTTGCTCGGAGCAACTGTGTGCAAGGTGGACGCTGGCAGCCGAACGTTGAAAGATGCAATCAGTGAAGCTATGCGCGATTGGGTCAGCAACGTTAATGATACTTACTACCTGCTGGGGTCAGTGCTTGGACCACATCCGTATCCTTTGATGGTGCGCGAACTTCAGTCTGTGATAGGCAGTGAATCTCGTGTGCAGTTTATGCGGATGTATGAAGCGCTTCCCGATGTTGTCGTAGCCTGCGTTGGTGGTGGAAGCAATGCAATCGGCATGTTTGACGGCTTCGTAAAGGACCAGAACGTGCGCTTGGTTGGCGTTGAGGCTGGTGGCGTAGGCATGGTTGAAGGAGGTCATGCTGCTCGGTTCGCTGCTGGCACAGTAGGCGTGCTTCAGGGCACGCGAAGTTTCATACTTCAGAATGTTTACGGCAATATTGACCTAACACATTCGATTGCCCCAGGGCTTGATTATGCTGCGGTCGGGCCAGAGCATTCCTATCTTCGGGATATGGGAAGGGCAGAGTACACCCATGTTAGTGATGAGCAGGCCTTAGGTGCCTTTCAAGAATTGAGCAGACTTGAAGGCATCATGCCAGCTTTGGAATCGGCACATGCGGTGGCACACGCGATTGAGTTATCACGTAGCCTGAAGCCGTCTCAGCGGATCCTTGTCAATCTTTCTGGGCGTGGGGACAAGGATGTAAACAGTGTTGCTGCGAGGCTGAACTCGGCTAATGAGCCAAGGACTGGGTAGTAGGCGCCTAATGAACCATGTCTATTATTAGCAAAACCTTCGTACGCTTACGAAAGAAAGGACAAACTGGACTGGTGACCTTCGTGACTGCCGGCGACCCAAGTCTTGAGAGGAGCGAGTCGATCCTCTTGGCGCTCGATGATGCTGGATCTGATGTCTTGGAAGTCGGCGTTCCCTTTTCGGATCCGTTGACCGACGGGCCGGTCATTCAGAGGGCGTCAGAGAGAGCGCTACGCTCAGATACAACCCTGGCTAGCACCTTGGGCATGGTGGGTCGTGTACGTCCGAAGCTAAAAGCTCCTGTAGTTATTTTCAGTTACTTTAATTTGATACATGCTTTAGGCGTTAAGGAATTTGCATCCAGGGCTTCTAATTCTGGCGTCGACGGTGTTCTTGCTCTAGATCTCCCGATTGAAGAGGCTGGTGAATTTCGAACCACCATGCTGGAAGCGGGGATTGATACGATCTTCTTGTTAAGTCCCACAACGACGGAAGAACGGATTTCTAAGGCAGCAGAACTTGGCCAAGGTTTCCTATATGGGATTTCACGATTAGGGGTAACGGGAGTTCGTGATCAAATAGCTGATGGGGCAGAGAGTATGACTAAGCGTATCCGAGCCTTGACGAACATGCCGTTAGCACTTGGCTTTGGCGTATCAACGCCTGAGCATGTGACTACGATTGGGCGTATCGCCGATGCTGCAGTGGTTGGAAGTGGGCTTGTTTCCGTAATCGAGAATACGGCGGAAGAGTCCTTGATCGAGGTTAAGGTTGCTGAGTACACCAGATGGCTCAAGTCGGGCCAGTTGGCAGGCTGATCGATGTCATGAATGAGAAGACAGAGGCAGAGTTGGCCGCTCTCAGGGATCGGATTGACGAGCTCGACCGTATGTTGGTCGAGATTTTGAGTGAGCGGGCTTATTGCGCCCTGGAAATTGGAAAGATTAAGCGGTCAAGCGGACTGGATGTTTTCCAACCTGAGAGGGAAGCCGCTGTTCTTCAACATGCGAACTCTATCAATGAAGGTCCTTTTGATAGTGAAGCGCTGGAAAGATTGTTTAAGCGAATCATTGACGAGACACGAGGGCTTGAAGGTAATGGCAAGCCAATCGATTCTGAGAAAGGTACGGGGAGTCAATAATGATGATTGTTATGCAGGAGCAGGCTACAGAGGATCAGATCGAGGAGGTGACGCAATCCCTTGCGAAATTAGGATTCGACGTTCATCGATCAACGGGTGCCTTGCGGACTGTGCTTGGAGCCATTGGTGGCAATCGTACCTTTGATCAACGTTTAGTTGAAGTAATGGATGGTGTCTCTGAAGTGCATCGAATCACAGAGCCTTACAAGCTTGCGAGTAGAACGTTTAAACCCGAGCGGACCGTGGTCCAAATTGGTGATTTACGCATCGGAGGCGATGAAGTTGTTGTGATGGCTGGACCTTGTTCGGCTGAAACCGAGGAGCAGGTTGAAGAAACAGCGGCTGCCGTAAAGAAGGCTGGAGCAAGTGTGTTGCGGGGCGGGGCATTT is a genomic window containing:
- a CDS encoding type I 3-dehydroquinate dehydratase, whose translation is MTVRATTTDQLRRRRDAAVEADLVELRVDGVEDLDVSGALKGRSKPAIVTCRTVQDGGSFDGGEEARRRIIAEALKCGAEYVDIEWNGSPDPRITKHRNRIVLSSHDFSGRPSDLADRYFAMRATGVAVVKLAVKAKSLMDLVPLADLGCRARRDGEQAVIIGMGGPGVASRILADRFGACWSYAGDAAPGQVDPDRLIREFRFRELSDSTEVYGVLGKPVIHSLSPAMHNAGFRAISKDAVYLPLEAADVDDFFGFADAFKISGASVTAPFKEEVHSRVRESDPIGKRIGAVNTLQRVQNNWRAMNCDVDGFLEPLLSRFTIDGWRATVVGAGGAAKAASVGLVESGVLTKICARRQDKAEEAARVSGATVGGFPVEPNSWDLLVNATPVGMTPQVNESPLPASSLDGRLVYDLVYNPSRTLLLKEATKRGCRTLGGLEMLVAQAKRQFEWWTGVQAPNSVFETAVKNGLASIAE
- the trpE gene encoding anthranilate synthase component I; translation: MKQTSFDEFRSLATKGNFVPVYKEILADLLTPVSAFLKVAEHSDYSFLLESVEGGEQVGRYSFLGKDPFLVLRGRAGGSTVEKAGVISESDQSFIEALRAVMKEYHSPVVDDLPRFTGGAVGYLGYDSARWFEPKLARSRLDGPGPDTGAADDAVFMLFDTVLAFDHVKHRILIIANARVVTEEPLESLYQFACAKIRFLEIELERSLSRPQSQSVKPNIVTSNISQESFEDAVLRAKAYISDGDIFQVVLSQRFETKLDVDAFSVYRSLRHVNPSPYMYFIRLGETAIAGSSPEMLVRVEGDRVETHPIAGTRPRGGCEEEDERLAYELKHDEKERAEHVMLVDLGRNDIGKVCEYGTVLVSQFMQVERYSHVMHLCSKVEGKLNEEVDSLDALVACFPAGTVSGAPKIRAMEIIAQLEPTRRGIYAGAIGYLDFAGNLDCCIGIRTVTIHGNSAVVQAGAGIVADSEPSSEYEETRAKARAMLRAIEMAEGAE
- a CDS encoding aminodeoxychorismate/anthranilate synthase component II, which encodes MVLVLDNYDSFTYNLVQYLGELGARPVVRRNDELTVEQVEAMKPSRIVISPGPGRPEHAGISVELIRRLSPQIPVLGVCLGHQAIGVAFGARVTQSPKIKHGKCSSIDHDGQGVFKGLGEAFVATRYHSLMVTRDGLPGELKVGAWATDDNAIMGLRHEHLPAHGVQFHPESILTEVGSRLIQTFLEM
- the trpD gene encoding anthranilate phosphoribosyltransferase, which encodes MFSRVLNKLLKHHDLSEEEAAEAMAEIMAGNAAASQIGALLIGLAIKGERPNEIVGLARTMRANAVQLTKPRSNVFDTCGTGGDQSNTFNVSSVAALVIAGCEVTVAKHGNRSVSSRCGSADLFEALGVNVAASPLQVERCLDGAGIAFFFAPTFHPSMKHAGPTRKDLGVRTAFNLLGPLTNPAGATRQLVGVPRPEHTELVARAFALLGSEHAWVVHGADGLDEISTTGYTKVSECRNGVVNTFYVHPAEHGISRADMAELKGGSADDNAAIALSVLKGAKGAPRDVVVLNAGAALLVAGRVKNLRDGVTRASESLDSGLASRKLKMMVEFSHQSVEG
- the trpC gene encoding indole-3-glycerol phosphate synthase TrpC, whose protein sequence is MISQGDRFREGVKATADLLDTVVAATRVAISERRLRIPERILEEEALNRTPNGIGFQVAISKPGELNVIAECKHRSPLKGVLRKDYDAPSLAKDYERGGAAAISVLTEPSFFDGCLDHLRLVREAVTLPLLRKDFVITDYQLLEAHAAGADAVLLIVAALDPQTLGQLISRANDASLAVIVEVHDEEELGIAVDVGARIIGVNNRNLRTLEVVVETSERLVGKIPKDVIAIAESGLKTNQELLTLNAKGFHGFLIGETLALSPNPGKTLETMRAQ
- a CDS encoding phosphoribosylanthranilate isomerase, with the protein product MPSETGPVRVKVCGITNVNDGVRAASLGASALGFVFWPHSPRYVSPDRAASVVEATGPMTSAVGVFVDEKVVRINETVAAAKLDVVQLHGDESNEMLRTLRVRTIRAVALGALAPEVPIDLIPPNVTVLLDAHDPLRRGGSGQQVDWTEAARWARERRVILSGGLRPDNVTAAIERVRPYGVDVSSGVEAEPGRKDARKLEAFFKAVAAAQV
- the trpB gene encoding tryptophan synthase subunit beta, with the translated sequence MADQSLISVPVFGESDPDDRGYYGRFGGRYVPETLVAPLEDLEFAYREARSDQDFVREVQRLLIDYVGRPTPMAAAERLSASIGGGLIILKREDLAHTGAHKINNALGQALLAVRMGKRRVVAETGAGQHGVATATACALLGLECTVYMGSEDMSRQALNVVRMELLGATVCKVDAGSRTLKDAISEAMRDWVSNVNDTYYLLGSVLGPHPYPLMVRELQSVIGSESRVQFMRMYEALPDVVVACVGGGSNAIGMFDGFVKDQNVRLVGVEAGGVGMVEGGHAARFAAGTVGVLQGTRSFILQNVYGNIDLTHSIAPGLDYAAVGPEHSYLRDMGRAEYTHVSDEQALGAFQELSRLEGIMPALESAHAVAHAIELSRSLKPSQRILVNLSGRGDKDVNSVAARLNSANEPRTG
- the trpA gene encoding tryptophan synthase subunit alpha, whose translation is MSIISKTFVRLRKKGQTGLVTFVTAGDPSLERSESILLALDDAGSDVLEVGVPFSDPLTDGPVIQRASERALRSDTTLASTLGMVGRVRPKLKAPVVIFSYFNLIHALGVKEFASRASNSGVDGVLALDLPIEEAGEFRTTMLEAGIDTIFLLSPTTTEERISKAAELGQGFLYGISRLGVTGVRDQIADGAESMTKRIRALTNMPLALGFGVSTPEHVTTIGRIADAAVVGSGLVSVIENTAEESLIEVKVAEYTRWLKSGQLAG
- the pheA gene encoding chorismate mutase, translating into MAQVGPVGRLIDVMNEKTEAELAALRDRIDELDRMLVEILSERAYCALEIGKIKRSSGLDVFQPEREAAVLQHANSINEGPFDSEALERLFKRIIDETRGLEGNGKPIDSEKGTGSQ